One Spinacia oleracea cultivar Varoflay chromosome 4, BTI_SOV_V1, whole genome shotgun sequence DNA segment encodes these proteins:
- the LOC130471630 gene encoding uncharacterized protein — translation MDHLDDLQETFETLRTYQMRLNPKKCIFGVSSGKFLGFLIDERGIEANLDKVQAVINMTSPRTVKDVQRLTGCLAALRRFLSRAGDKCHYFFSTIRKGTQFEWMPPLSGEVLYLYLVISEYALSAVLLTERDGTQLPVYFVSHMLQNAELKYPTVEKFGFALFLASKNLRPYFLAHRLIVYTDQPLKRPFTNLEASGRMLNWAIELNAFDISYEPRKAIKGQAFADFIAELTKPPYLKNEKTQWIVHVDGSATQNGSGAGVICESPEGDVYEYAMRFNFQASNNEAEYEALICGIQMSKAAGAADVLVLSDSQLIVSQVKGEYEAKDDAMIKYLEKFRQEVQQLSNFEIQHIPQSENNKADALSKLASSASCDTPRGRALAEKALRTGYYWPTLKEDALDLVKRCDKCQRFAHLIRRPAQRLTPITSPIPFAKWGMDLLGPYTTAPGGLRYVIVAVDYFTKWVEAEALKNTKAQDATLDFLPETRGLRQQLYKLRMTREYNKRVSRRILKVGDFVLRKMEAVGRANEQGKLTPTWEGPYEI, via the exons ATGGATCACCTCGACGATTTGCAGGAAACCTTTGAGACCCTCAGGACATACCAAATGAGACTCAATCCAAAGAAGTGCATATTCGGGGTATCctctggcaagttccttggcttcttgattgatgaaaggggaattgaggCAAATCTGGACAAGGTACAGGCCGTCATTAATATGACGTCGCCGAGGACGGTCAAAGATGTGCAACGCCTAACTGGATGTCTTGCCGCCTTGAGACGATTTTTATCTAGAGCCGGAGACAAGTGTCAttactttttcagtaccatcaGAAAGGGGACCCAGTTTGAATGGATGCC CCCCCTCTCAGGAGAAGTTTTGTATCTGTACCTTGTCATCTCAGAGTACGCACTAAGTGCCGTCTTGCTTACAGAAAGGGATGGGACGCAACTACCTGtctactttgtcagccacatgttgcagaatgccgaactcaaatatccaactGTTGAAAAATTCGGCTTcgctctgttcttggctagtaagaaTCTTCGTCCATACTTCCTGGCTCATCGGCTGATAGTGTACACAGATCAACCTCTAAAGCGACCATTTACCAATCTGGAGGCGTCCGGAAGAATGCTCAACTGGGCAATTGAGCTTAATGCCTTTGATATTTCGTATGAGCCGCggaaggcaataaagggacagGCATTTGCTGACTTCATTGCGGAGCTGACcaagccaccctatttgaagaatgaAAAAACCCAGTGGATAGTTCACGTGGACGGCTCTGCCACCCAAAATGGGTCGGGAGCCGGCGTTATCTGCGAATCACCAGAAGGGGATgtctatgaatatgcaatgcgttttaactttcaggcgtcaaacaacgaAGCTGAATACGAAGCCTTGATATGCGGAATTCAGATGAGCAAAGCAGCAGGGGCGGCAGACGTCCTGGTTTTATCTGACTCACAGTTAATCGTCAGTCAAGTAAAAGGAGAATATGAGGCCAAGGATGACGCCATGATAAAATATCTGGAAAAATTCCGCCAGGAAGTTCAGCAGCTGTCTAACTTTGAGATACAACATATACCCCAGTCTGAAAACAACAAAGCAGACGCTCTGTCCAAACTAGCAAGCTCAGCGTCTTGCGATACGCCAC gagggagggccctggcAGAAAAAGCCCTAAGaactggatactattggcccactctcaaagaagacgctCTTGACTTGGTTAAGCGGTGTGATAAATGTCAACGATTTGCTCATCTAATTCGACGGCCAGCACAGAGACTGACAccaatcaccagccctataccatttgccaaatgggggatggacttattaggTCCCTATACAACGGCACCAGGTGGATTGCGTTATGTGATAGTTGccgtcgactatttcaccaaatgggtagaagctgaagctTTGAAAAACACTAAGGCTcaagat gcgaCCCTGGATTTCTTGCCAGAAACAAGAGGTCTGCGACAGcagctatacaaactccgaatgacgagggagtacaacaaaagggtCTCTAGAAGAATATTAAAAGTCGGAGATTTTGTGCTTAGAAAGATGGAAGCCGTTGGACGCGCCAATGAGCAAGGGAAACTCACTCCTACTTGGGAAGGTCCATATGAGATTTAG